One window of Hymenobacter sp. BRD128 genomic DNA carries:
- the hemF gene encoding oxygen-dependent coproporphyrinogen oxidase, with protein MSRTDIAAWLQDFQTRLCASLEAADGGPARFGQDDWQRPGGGGGHSRVLEGGAILEKGGVGFSAVEGELSAAAARQLHLPDPHFFATGVSVVLHPRSPRVPIIHMNVRYFEAGNGEAWFGGGIDLTPIYVDEAQARRFHQRLKKACDEHNPAYYPKYTRWADDYFYLPHRHETRGVGGIFFDRLTVGQDGSVNDLFAFVRDVAETFAPAYTEIMRENHALAFGPREEAWQTLRRNRYAEFNLAFDRGTRFGLETGGRTESILMSLPPRCGWSYNPAPPEEGSPEAITLGWLRKGVDWTAAHA; from the coding sequence ATGTCCCGCACCGACATTGCCGCCTGGCTCCAGGATTTTCAAACCCGCCTTTGCGCTAGCCTCGAAGCCGCCGACGGCGGCCCCGCCCGCTTTGGGCAAGACGACTGGCAGCGGCCCGGCGGCGGCGGCGGCCACTCGCGGGTGCTCGAAGGCGGCGCCATTCTGGAAAAGGGCGGCGTGGGCTTTTCGGCCGTGGAGGGCGAGCTGAGCGCCGCCGCCGCCCGGCAGCTGCACCTGCCCGACCCGCACTTTTTTGCCACCGGCGTGAGCGTGGTGCTGCACCCGCGCTCGCCACGCGTGCCCATCATTCACATGAACGTGCGCTATTTCGAGGCCGGCAACGGCGAAGCATGGTTTGGCGGCGGCATTGATTTGACGCCGATTTACGTGGATGAAGCCCAGGCCCGGCGCTTTCACCAGCGGCTCAAAAAGGCCTGCGACGAGCATAATCCGGCTTACTACCCTAAGTACACCCGCTGGGCCGACGACTACTTTTACCTGCCCCACCGCCACGAAACGCGGGGCGTGGGCGGCATTTTCTTCGACCGCCTCACCGTAGGCCAGGACGGTTCGGTAAACGACTTGTTCGCCTTCGTGCGGGACGTGGCCGAAACCTTTGCCCCGGCCTACACCGAAATCATGCGCGAAAACCACGCGCTAGCCTTCGGCCCCCGCGAAGAAGCCTGGCAAACGCTGCGCCGCAACCGCTACGCCGAATTTAACCTGGCTTTCGACCGCGGCACCCGCTTCGGCCTCGAAACCGGCGGCCGCACCGAGAGCATTCTGATGAGCCTGCCGCCGCGCTGCGGCTGGAGCTACAACCCCGCCCCGCCCGAGGAAGGCTCACCCGAGGCCATCACGCTCGGCTGGCTCCGCAAGGGCGTCGATTGGACCGCCGCCCATGCTTGA
- a CDS encoding thiamine pyrophosphate-dependent enzyme, whose translation MFLDALAATSAATPAPPEIDLLRRAYLLMHTAAEMAALYEAQKAVAARYVHATARGHEAVQLAAAFLLTGADYAAPYYRDDALLLGLGLRPYELMLQLLAKRDDPFSGGARTIATPACAGRACPSFRTKARPLVCRLFRRRVWHRPSAIWKARGWPARLASRSCYAPSAMGR comes from the coding sequence ATGTTCCTCGATGCCCTAGCCGCTACCTCGGCGGCCACCCCGGCCCCGCCCGAAATAGACCTGCTGCGCCGCGCTTACCTATTGATGCACACGGCCGCCGAGATGGCCGCCCTTTACGAAGCCCAGAAAGCCGTGGCCGCCCGCTACGTGCACGCCACCGCCAGGGGCCACGAGGCCGTGCAGCTGGCGGCGGCCTTTTTGCTTACCGGCGCCGACTACGCCGCGCCCTATTACCGCGACGATGCCCTGCTGCTGGGCCTGGGCCTGCGGCCGTATGAGCTGATGCTGCAACTGCTGGCCAAGCGCGACGACCCCTTCAGCGGGGGCGCACGTACTATAGCCACCCCAGCCTGCGCCGGTCGGGCGTGCCCGTCATTCCGCACCAAAGCTCGGCCACTGGTATGCAGGCTATTCCGGCGACGGGTATGGCACAGGCCATCAGCTATTTGGAAAGCCAGGGGCTGGCCAGCCAGGCTAGCCAGCCGCTCGTGCTATGCTCCATCGGCGATGGGGCGATGA
- a CDS encoding thiamine pyrophosphate-dependent enzyme: MAQAISYLESQGLASQASQPLVLCSIGDGAMTEGEVSEALQMAILHRLPIVYLVQDNDWGISATGREMRAMDAYEFAAGFPGLHRVRVDGADVVSSYNGLAEAFEHVRARRGPALVHAKCPLLGHHTSGVRREWYRGDNLTEHQQQDPLPRLHRRLLHAGASEEELASLAAQARATVLADWAEAQAAPDPDPATFADHEFAPPAVLAEAGERAPAGADKVLMVDAALHAVDDILREFPEALFYGQDVGASWAACSAKRPCWPRNTAPSASSIRPSRRPTSWAARRAWRPWAPGPLWKFSLPTTSGRP, from the coding sequence ATGGCACAGGCCATCAGCTATTTGGAAAGCCAGGGGCTGGCCAGCCAGGCTAGCCAGCCGCTCGTGCTATGCTCCATCGGCGATGGGGCGATGACCGAGGGCGAGGTGAGCGAGGCGCTGCAAATGGCGATTTTGCACCGCTTGCCCATCGTGTACCTGGTACAGGACAACGACTGGGGCATCTCAGCCACCGGCCGCGAAATGCGGGCCATGGACGCCTATGAGTTTGCCGCCGGCTTCCCCGGCCTGCACCGCGTGCGGGTCGATGGAGCCGACGTGGTGTCGTCCTACAACGGGCTAGCCGAGGCTTTCGAGCACGTGCGGGCGCGGCGCGGGCCGGCGCTGGTGCACGCCAAATGCCCGCTGCTGGGCCACCACACCAGCGGCGTGCGGCGCGAGTGGTACCGGGGCGACAACCTCACCGAGCACCAGCAACAAGACCCGCTGCCCCGCCTGCACCGCCGCCTGCTGCACGCCGGGGCCAGCGAAGAGGAGCTGGCTAGCCTGGCGGCCCAGGCCCGCGCCACCGTGCTGGCCGACTGGGCCGAAGCCCAGGCCGCGCCCGACCCTGACCCCGCCACTTTTGCCGACCACGAGTTTGCGCCGCCCGCCGTATTGGCTGAGGCCGGCGAGCGGGCCCCCGCCGGCGCCGACAAAGTGCTGATGGTAGACGCCGCCCTGCACGCCGTCGATGACATTTTGCGCGAGTTTCCGGAGGCCTTGTTCTACGGCCAGGATGTGGGGGCGAGCTGGGCGGCGTGTTCCGCGAAGCGGCCCTGCTGGCCAAGAAATACGGCGCCCAGCGCGTCTTCAATACGCCCATCCAGGAGGCCTACATCGTGGGCAGCACGGCGGGCATGGCGGCCGTGGGCGCCCGGCCCATTGTGGAAATTCAGTTTGCCGACTACATCTGGCCGGCCCTGA
- a CDS encoding transketolase C-terminal domain-containing protein: MGVHWAKAAGRAYPGRVEILDLRTLNPLDWEAVQAAVRRHGKALVLTEEPLLNSFAESLAGRIQRHCFRQLDAPVFTLGAANLPAIALNVELEKQMLPSAAKVATALGELLGY; this comes from the coding sequence ATGGGCGTGCACTGGGCCAAAGCGGCTGGCCGCGCCTACCCCGGCCGCGTCGAAATCCTGGATTTACGCACCCTCAACCCGCTCGACTGGGAGGCCGTGCAGGCGGCGGTGCGCCGCCATGGCAAGGCCCTGGTGCTCACCGAAGAGCCGCTGCTCAACTCCTTTGCCGAGAGCCTGGCCGGGCGCATCCAGCGCCACTGCTTTCGCCAGCTCGACGCGCCGGTGTTCACCCTCGGCGCGGCCAACCTACCGGCCATTGCCCTCAACGTGGAGCTCGAGAAGCAGATGCTGCCCAGTGCCGCCAAGGTGGCCACGGCCCTCGGCGAGCTGCTGGGGTACTAG